The following is a genomic window from Mycobacterium parmense.
CTTGAGATTCGCCAGTGCCAGGGGAAGGCCGACGATCGTTAGCGCCATCGCCGCGGCGCTCAGCAGATGGCCGATCGCGAGCCACAGACCGAACAACACCACCCAGATGACGTTCCCGACGAGGGCCCCGGTGCCGGCGGTCGGCTTGTCGATGACCGTGCGGCCGAACGGCCACAGCGCATAGGAGGCGATGCGCAGCGACGCGAAGCCGAAGGGGATCGTGATGATGAGCAGGAAGCTCAGGAGCGCGGCCAACAGGTATCCGACGGCCATCCAGAGGCCGCCGAATACCAGCCAGATGACGTTCAGGACCAGGCGCATGATCTCCTCCCGCGGTACCCGCCAGCCTACCGAGTGGGCGATAGACGGGGGTGCTTGTCGGTCCGGCATCCGAGTAGGATCAGAATCCAATACGGCGTCCTGCGCAGGCGGGACGCTTCTTCTGTTGGTTTAGTGATCCGTCAGACAAGCAGGTGAGACCAGTGCCGACCGGCAAGGTTAAGTGGTACGACGCCGACAAGGGGTTTGGCTTCTTGTCGCAGGAGGACGGCGAAGACGTTTACGTTCGCTCGTCGGCGTTGCCCGCCGGTGTCGAGGGTCTGAAGGCGGGCCAGCGGGTCGAGTTCGGCGTGGCCTCCGGCCGGCGCGGACCGCAAGCGTTGAGCCTGAAGCTGATCGATCCGCCGCCCACCCTGGCGAAGGCCCGGCGCGAGACACCCGCCGAGCACAAGCACAGCCCCGACGAGTTGCACGGCATGGTCGAGGACATGATCACGCTGCTGGAGAGCACCGTGCAGCCCGAACTGCGCAAAGGCCGCTACCCGGACCGCAAGACCGCTCGCCGGGTCTCCGAGGTGGTCAAGGCCGTCGCGCGGGAATTGGACTCCTGACACGGCCCCTGGTCGCACCGGGCCGACTTTGAGCGAGGATGGGAGGCATGGCCTCCTACGTCGCACCGGCGGGCGAGTTCACCCGCGACACCGAATACATCACGACCCGCATCACCGCTGACGGGCGCGACGGCTATCCGGTGCAACCGGGCCGCTACCGGCTCATCGTTGCCCGGGCCTGCCCGTGGGCGAACCGCGCGATCATTGTGCGGCGGCTGCTGGGCCTGGAAGATGCTGTCTCCATTGGGTTTTGCGGCCCGACCCATGACGAGCGGAGTTGGACGTTCGACCTCGATCCGGGTGGCGTCGACCCGGTGCTCGGCATCCCGCGTCTGCAGGACGCGTACTTCAAGCGCTTCCCGGACTACCCCAAAGGCATCACCGTTCCCGCGCTCGTCGACGTCACGACCGGCGCGGTGGTGACCAACGACTTCGCGCAGATGACGCTGGATTTTTCGACGGAGTGGAGTGCCTACCACCGTGAGGGCGCGCCCGAGCTGTATCCGGAGCGGTCGCGCGCCGAGATCGACGAGGTGAACGGGCGGGTCTACACCGAAATCAACAACGGCGTCTATCGTTGCGGATTCGCCGGCTCACAAAAGGCCTACGAGGCGGCCTACGACCGGCTGTTCGCGGCGTTGGATTGGGTCAGCGAACGCCTGAGCGGGCAGCGATATCTGGTGGGGGAGAGCATCACCGAGGCGGACGTCCGGCTTTTCACGACGCTGGCCCGCTTCGATCCGGTCTACCACGGGCACTTCAAATGCAACCGAAGCAAACTCAGCGAGCTGCCGGTGCTGTGGGCCTACGCGCGCGACCTGTTCCAGACGCCCGGCTTCGGCGACACCGTCGACTTCGTCCAGATCAAGCAGCACTACTACATGGTGCACGCCGACATCAACCCCACCCGGATCGTGCCCAAGGGCCCGGACCTGACCAACTGGCTGTCCGCGCATGGACGAGAGGCGTTGGGGGGCAGACCGTTCGGTGACGGGACACCGCCCGGGCCGCCCCGGGAGAGCGAACGGGTCGCCCGCGGTCACGGCGCGTGAGCCGTCATTCCGGTGCTCAAAAAGTCAGCCGCACAGACCATTCCGCGTGTGGCACGTCGCGCAGTTCGCCGGACGGGTCGATCACCAGCGTCAGCAATTGCACGACGATGCCGCTCAGGCGGCCGCGCTGTGGGTCGACCGTGGGAATGGTGACGGCGAACCGGGTGCCCGGGCGGAACATCGTGGTGGTGGTGTTGGCCGGGTCCTCGAACACTTTCAGCAACCGCCACGGCGCCCGGTAGATCGCGTCGGGCACCGACAGCTGGACCGGATCGCGGCCGCTGACCGCGAGCTCGCCCTGGGTCTGTGGGGTCTGGCAGTCGTCGAGGTTGAGCACGTTGCAATACATGTACGGCCCCACCCGGGTGAGGTGTCCGTGGGAATAGGCGCTGATCTCGGGACGCGGCGGGCCGGGCCGATGCACCAGCAGGTAGGCCCCGACTCCCGCCGCCACGCACAGCACCGTCACCACGACGGCGAGCAGCACCGCCACGCCGCGGCTCTTACGCGGTTTCACTCCGGCACCGCCGCGGGGCGGGCGGTGCGGCGGCGCATGCCCTCCTGTTCGACCATGACCGGCCGGTTTCCGCCCAGGCCGGGGATGAGGGAATCCCCGCGGAAACTCATCAGCGTCTGCGCCAGGCCCAGGATGAGCAGGGCGGTGACCGCGGTGAATCCGACCCACAGCTCGGTGTAGACCAGGACGCCCAGCGCGCCGCCCAGCACCCACGCCAGCTGCAGCGTCGACTCGGAACGCCCGAATCCGGAAGCCCGCGACTCCTCGGGCAGGTCATGCTGCAGCGAGGCGTCCAGCGAAGCCTTGGCGATGGCGCTCGAGCCCGAGGTGACCAGGGTCGCGATCGCGGCCAGCATCAGGTTGCCGGCTACCGACGCCGCCAGCGACACCGCGGTGACGGCGACCGTGCAGCGCACCACGAGCACCGCCGGCCGGCCCAGCCGCATGCG
Proteins encoded in this region:
- a CDS encoding YccF domain-containing protein is translated as MRLVLNVIWLVFGGLWMAVGYLLAALLSFLLIITIPFGFASLRIASYALWPFGRTVIDKPTAGTGALVGNVIWVVLFGLWLAIGHLLSAAAMALTIVGLPLALANLKLIPVSLMPLGKRIVPVGDPARSEPVAA
- a CDS encoding cold-shock protein, which translates into the protein MPTGKVKWYDADKGFGFLSQEDGEDVYVRSSALPAGVEGLKAGQRVEFGVASGRRGPQALSLKLIDPPPTLAKARRETPAEHKHSPDELHGMVEDMITLLESTVQPELRKGRYPDRKTARRVSEVVKAVARELDS
- a CDS encoding glutathione S-transferase family protein yields the protein MASYVAPAGEFTRDTEYITTRITADGRDGYPVQPGRYRLIVARACPWANRAIIVRRLLGLEDAVSIGFCGPTHDERSWTFDLDPGGVDPVLGIPRLQDAYFKRFPDYPKGITVPALVDVTTGAVVTNDFAQMTLDFSTEWSAYHREGAPELYPERSRAEIDEVNGRVYTEINNGVYRCGFAGSQKAYEAAYDRLFAALDWVSERLSGQRYLVGESITEADVRLFTTLARFDPVYHGHFKCNRSKLSELPVLWAYARDLFQTPGFGDTVDFVQIKQHYYMVHADINPTRIVPKGPDLTNWLSAHGREALGGRPFGDGTPPGPPRESERVARGHGA
- a CDS encoding DUF2771 domain-containing protein → MKPRKSRGVAVLLAVVVTVLCVAAGVGAYLLVHRPGPPRPEISAYSHGHLTRVGPYMYCNVLNLDDCQTPQTQGELAVSGRDPVQLSVPDAIYRAPWRLLKVFEDPANTTTTMFRPGTRFAVTIPTVDPQRGRLSGIVVQLLTLVIDPSGELRDVPHAEWSVRLTF